GGTCTCGCGCTGGTCAACACCATCGGCAACGTCGGCGGATTCGCAGGGCCATTCATCACGGGTTGGCTGTCGGATCTCTTCGGCAACACCCAGATCGCGTTCGTCGTTCTCGCCGGGATCCTGGTCTCGGCTGGCGTCATCTCGGTCATCGTCCAGCGCACCTCCAAGGTCGGAGTGCCGAACGGTGATGAGTTCGCCGACACGGCTTCAGCACCGGACGCAGTCGAGCAGCGGTAGAGGAAGAAGTCCATCTCGAGCGGAACGCGCTGGGAAGGGCAGCCATGCAAGGCGCTGCTGTTCCCAGCCGTGGGCTGCGCCACACTCGTCGGTCCTAGATCCGCATACACGCTCGCTCACCCGACGAACTACGGTTTGTTGAGAACAACGCAACAGCATCCGCCCGGCCGCACGGGTAATTCGTATGCGATTGTGATCAATCCAGAGTAAGGAGTCCACTATGAGCGCGACCACCGAGACCCAGGTGCTCGACGGCGTCCACGGCCAGCTGTTCATCGGCGGCGAATGGATCGACGGCGAGCAGGGCACGATCGACGTGCGCGACCCGGCGACGGGCGACGTCATCAAGCAGATCGCTGACGGATCGGTCGCCGACGGTGTGCGCGCGCTCGACGCCGCGGTCGCTGCGCAGGAGGCGTGGGGCCGCACCCCGGCGCGCGTGCGCGGCGAGATCCTGCGCAAGGCCTTCGATCTGCTGCAGGAGCGCAAGGAGGAGTTCGCGCTGCTCATGACGCTCGAGATGGGCAAGCCGCTCGCCGAGGCGCGCGGGGAGGTCGCCTACGGCGGCGAGTTCCTGCGCTGGTTCGCCGAGGAGGCCGTGCGCATCGACGGCCGCTACACGATGACGCCCGAGGGCACCGGCCAGATGATCGTCACGCACCGACCGGTCGGCCCGTGCTTCCTCATCACGCCCTGGAACTTCCCGCTCGCGATGGCGACCCGCAAGCTCGGGCCCGCGCTCGCCGCCGGCTGCACGGCAGTCGTCAAGCCCGCGACCCTGACCCCGCTCACGACGCTCGCGCTGGTCGCGCTGCTCGAGGAGGCCGGGCTGCCCAAGGGCGTCGTCAACGTCATCACGACGAAGTCCACCGGTGCGCTCTCCGAGAAGCTGCTCGCCGACCCGCGGCTGCGCAAGGTCTCGTTCACGGGCTCGACGCCGGTGGGCGTGCAGCTGCTGAAGCAGGCGGCGGAGAACGTGCTGAAGGCGTCGATGGAG
The window above is part of the Agrococcus sp. ARC_14 genome. Proteins encoded here:
- a CDS encoding NAD-dependent succinate-semialdehyde dehydrogenase; this encodes MSATTETQVLDGVHGQLFIGGEWIDGEQGTIDVRDPATGDVIKQIADGSVADGVRALDAAVAAQEAWGRTPARVRGEILRKAFDLLQERKEEFALLMTLEMGKPLAEARGEVAYGGEFLRWFAEEAVRIDGRYTMTPEGTGQMIVTHRPVGPCFLITPWNFPLAMATRKLGPALAAGCTAVVKPATLTPLTTLALVALLEEAGLPKGVVNVITTKSTGALSEKLLADPRLRKVSFTGSTPVGVQLLKQAAENVLKASMELGGNAPFVVFEDADLDKAVEGALLAKFRNIGQACTAANRFIVHESIADEFATRVGDAVKAMKIGRGTEEGVTIGPLVEDKAVANAVRLVESAVAAGATLVTGGKAIEGAGSFFEPTVLDGVNATMAVSIEEIFGPVVAIQRFRSEEEAVRLANATEYGLVGYVFTEDTKRGQRMIELIDTGMMGLNVGVVSNAAGPFGGVKQSGLGREGGAEGIHEYLETKYTLMPNPFA